In one Patescibacteria group bacterium genomic region, the following are encoded:
- a CDS encoding NYN domain-containing protein, with protein MLRENNLAFIDGQNLHLGTTQNKWKVDHNRLRVYLKDKYNVVEAYYFLGYVSEEEQDLYNNLQKAGFIVLFKEHNSNLKAKKKGNVDTDIVFEVMKNLVDNKDFNKFLLISGDGDYKKMVDYLMKKDKFKKILFPNREFASSLYKSLGSEFFDYLENTQIKSKIEYK; from the coding sequence ATGTTAAGAGAGAATAATCTAGCGTTTATAGACGGACAAAATCTTCATCTTGGAACTACTCAAAACAAATGGAAAGTAGATCATAATAGATTAAGGGTATATTTGAAAGATAAATATAATGTAGTGGAAGCATATTATTTTTTAGGATATGTTTCAGAAGAAGAACAAGATCTTTATAATAATCTACAAAAAGCAGGGTTCATCGTTTTATTTAAAGAGCACAATTCAAATCTTAAGGCAAAAAAGAAAGGAAATGTTGATACTGATATTGTGTTTGAGGTAATGAAAAATCTTGTCGATAATAAAGATTTTAATAAATTCCTTTTAATATCTGGCGATGGCGATTATAAAAAGATGGTTGATTATTTAATGAAAAAAGACAAATTTAAAAAGATACTTTTTCCTAATAGAGAGTTCGCTTCTTCTTTGTATAAGAGTTTAGGCTCAGAATTCTTTGATTATTTAGAGAATACGCAGATTAAATCAAAAATCGAGTATAAATAA